AGTTATGTTGAAACATAGTTTGTTAACTTTTCTTCTATGTGTTTTGatgttttggtatttttttaGCTTCATAACGGCGTGGTCTACTCGTACCGATCTAGCTTAAAACAGAATTCTGAAGTTTTACGAACAAAATCGCTCGAAGGAACCGACAAATCTAATGTTTCGCCCATATTGGCATCCATTTTTTACAGCAAAATAAGGATGGAAAATCAGCTCTGGAGAAACGAGTGAACATTTCATTCCCCTTCAGATGGATCGAACAAGTGAACGTGCAACTTTCCCAAACTAGCCCAATTAgctattttttcatttttttgccATAAACAAAAATATAATAATTTCTGATAGAGAAAAATGCAGATAAGCATAAATTTACAATTGTCATGTTATACTTTATAAAATTGGCATCATCTAATTTATAATTTTACCATGGTATATTCAAGAAATGTGTCATGGTTTCTACATTTTTTTGCCATGCACGAATTTTTATAAACAATCAGAGAATGGTCTGATTGCAAATGTAACAGAAAAGAATCTAGATCATGGCAAAAATTATAAAAGTAGGGGGTTTCACAACGAAAGTACTCTTCTACTTCTAGTTCCGAGATCAAATTAGCTcgggtgaacagtaaaatcaaaaaaatatggaacagaaattcaaaaaattctgaataTTTTTAGTGACAAACATTGACAAAAGTTTTCAACGCTTGCAAAATTTCATTGCATAATAACATTTGTAGAAGCCGTGGCAAAAAACAAAATTATCACTCCAAAATGTTGTTCGTAATGACATTTTTGGAGCATCAATTTTGTTCTTTTAGCCACGGCTTCTGCAAATGTCATTTCACGATGAAAATTTGCAAGCATTGAAAAATTGTCAATGCTTGTGACTTAAACAATTCAAAAAAATTTGAATTGTTTATAATCTTTTTCTTCTGATTTTACTGTTCACCTGAGCTCATATGAGCTCAGGCTAAGAAACTACATGTCTGTTTCACAATGCATACtaagaaaaaaatgattcctctaTTAATCATGGCAAATGTATAAAAAAAATGTAGTGCTTACATGGAAAGTTCTACGTTACAAAAGATATCGTATGCCAAAAATTTTCCATGGAAATGAAGCTGATATTTTACAAAAATAATAATTTACCATGATGTGATCAATAAATTTGTCATGGTCTCTACGATAATTTTCTCACCATAGCTACACGTTTCAGCTCTGCAAACTGCGTTGTATCATGACCATCTTCGCCTGCAACCCTAGTCGTAACAAGGATCCTAACACGTAGAACTGCGTGACAAGCTAAATGATCACCTAAAATACATGTGAAACTCAAACAAAACTTGCAGAAACGAAATGCCAGGATAAGTGCTAACACGGCAGGCTTGTGTATACCAAAAAATTGCTAGACCTAAGAGCATCATCATAAGGGGTCTAACTATGGATGAGATCCTCAACTAACCACCCACTAATCCCCTCTGTATTTCTAGGTGGGCCTCAGTGATAACCATGTTAATCTGTAATCGTCAAACCATAAGTGTAGCATTGCtttgtctaaactatgcaattgACTGCTTTCAATATTTTGAACGGCCACTATCTGTATGCCTATCTTCGAGTGTATTAAAGCTTTTGATACCACACAACACACTCTTACAATGGTCGCCGCAGCTGCATGCACACTGACAACTCAATTAGCTACTGGCTATAGTTGCTACCAGTTCTCACCACATCATAGAGACGGTAATTGTTGTATATGTGGTATCATAACGGGATTCCCCCGCCACTTCATGAATAATTCCATGTCGTCGGCATCCTTGTGGATTGCAGAGGGGGCGCGTTTCGCACGTTCACGTCAAGGGGCAACATCCGGTACTCAATATTGAGGTCCTTCAAGACTCTGATCATCTCTTGGAGCACGAGTTCCCTCCTCACGAACCTCATCCCCATGTCCTGAAAGTTGAGTGTGTGTCGGAGCCATATGGACACTTTTAGCTTGTTGGTGTCATCTACATCCCGGAGGACAACCATCGCACCGGGGTACCAATGTTCCTTCTTACTGTCAATGTAACTGGATCATAGGAAGAAAAGAAAACTACTGTTAGTCCAATCTGATGTGGCAAAAGATCAGTAGCAAATGGCACTGTGTTTCCCAATTTGTGAACATATCTGAAACTGAGATGACAGAAGAACTGGTACGCACCGTAGTATTCTTTCCTTCATGAGCGCCAGTTTTTCCAGCGGGGTGGCAACATGGACAGAGAAGTCAACTCCTTCTCCCATATCAGGACTCCTGTAGAAATTAAAAATTGGTTTGGTGGCCAACACACTGTTTGGGTAATAGATCTTCAAATTATCGTAACGAAGAAAGATTGTTGTCATGATATTCATTTCCTCCACAACGACCTGAAATTCAAATGCTTACAACGTCAATCGACAAATGCAAGGCAATATCAGATTACATAAATAAGTAGCGCCGATTTCAGAGCGGTCACCGACGTCGAAAGGATGCATCATGAATATATTCATTACCTGAACCTCTTCAATTTCACAGCGGTCGCCGACGTCGAAAGGATGCATCACGAATAAGAAGATTATTGCCTCAAAAATCGTCTTCAAGGTATTTCCGAATACAAACACTGCCACAAGAAGCTGCGAACTGAGGAAGACAAAGAAATGTGTCGTCGCTACGCCGAGAATTAGAAGCCAAAGAGCAAACACTATGAGGCCAACAACAACATTGGCCATCTGGTTAAGCTTGTTAACTGCTGTTTTTGTATCGTTAAGTGTGAGGGCAAGAGCTTTGCGCTCTCTAAATGCATTCACCTACAGAACGAACCATATGATATAACATTAGAAATGACATCTTTATGGTCGATGCATCTAAGATAGCTAGAAAGGGTCAATAATAAGATCAGTACCACCCAGTTCTTCATAGACTTCTTGCCGACCCTACAGTGCTCTTGTGCTCCTTCAAAAAGATGCATAGCTTTGATGGCTTCCTCCTGCTTCATGAAGCGCATCATGTCTGCCAAGTATATGTGCCTGCATTATGATTTATACATTTACGATTAAGAATCAGAATTAGTAAATTAATTGTCACGATCCTGAGAActaagtagtgatctaaacgatGTTATATTACTTTACAAAGGGAGTATTACTGTAAAGTTTTATAATTTGTCATTCCACTTTTGTAGTTGACACGGAAGTGCACTATAAAGTTGTCTAACAATTATGTAGCATGCTTTTTTATATGaaattaaaattaaaaaaatataCCGTACAGTCTGTACTATATATATAGGTCTACTTGTTGAGCTCAAAATTCCTAGAGCCTAGACAATAGGAATATAAAATGATGTAACTTGTAAATTAATACTACAGTATAAGATATAATCTCATTAAAGCAGAAGTCCTTACTTGGAACCAGGCTTGGCTACGTTGTGAAAGATCTTCTTGGCGGCGAGCTGCGCCTCATATTCGGTGTGAATCTGTGTCCCTGACTCGGCCCCGTCCCCTGTAGTTGCCTGCTGGATCTGCTCGTCCATTGTGGCGAGCGTCTCGAAACGAACAATCTTCACGAGCCTCTTCATGTTCCATGCCGAGACGTTTCTCTGGTTGAGCCTATGGAGCTTGTCAATGGTGATCCCTTCATCAGCCTCACGCCGCTTCTTCTCCTTGGACAGCGGATTGATTCCCCTGGAGATCAAACCCGAGACCCGGGTGCCCCTTTGCCCCGACAGGTTCTTGGTTGGCAAGGCGGGATGCAGCTCTTTCGGGATGTCTGCGCCGGCGCGCTGGAGCTCGCGCACCTCGGCGATCACGTAGTCCTCGTCGACCAGCTGTGGCCCGGAGAGCGTGTCGATGACGTACTGGTTGAAGAGCGCCTCCTGGATCCGATCGAAGTATGTGGAGACATGGAAGGACGAGGCGAGC
The nucleotide sequence above comes from Triticum urartu cultivar G1812 unplaced genomic scaffold, Tu2.1 TuUngrouped_contig_5803, whole genome shotgun sequence. Encoded proteins:
- the LOC125529734 gene encoding mechanosensitive ion channel protein 5-like — protein: MRPPKSGQFSGRMTGKSGQWRKSGPIEEEEEDPFIDDDIPDDFNRGKLDALTILQWVSLVIIIGALACSLAIRPLSRKRLWELHLWKWELLVLVLICGRLVSGWAIRIAVFCVERNFVLRKRVLYFVYGVRGAVQNALWLGMVLASWHFLFDEGINTAVLPYVTKVLLCLLVATLVRLVKTLLLKVLASSFHVSTYFDRIQEALFNQYVIDTLSGPQLVDEDYVIAEVRELQRAGADIPKELHPALPTKNLSGQRGTRVSGLISRGINPLSKEKKRREADEGITIDKLHRLNQRNVSAWNMKRLVKIVRFETLATMDEQIQQATTGDGAESGTQIHTEYEAQLAAKKIFHNVAKPGSKHIYLADMMRFMKQEEAIKAMHLFEGAQEHCRVGKKSMKNWVVNAFRERKALALTLNDTKTAVNKLNQMANVVVGLIVFALWLLILGVATTHFFVFLSSQLLVAVFVFGNTLKTIFEAIIFLFVMHPFDVGDRCEIEEVQVVVEEMNIMTTIFLRYDNLKIYYPNSVLATKPIFNFYRSPDMGEGVDFSVHVATPLEKLALMKERILRYIDSKKEHWYPGAMVVLRDVDDTNKLKVSIWLRHTLNFQDMGMRFVRRELVLQEMIRVLKDLNIEYRMLPLDVNVRNAPPLQSTRMPTTWNYS